The DNA region TCTCGTCAACTAACAACACCCAACTCGAACGCTGATATTTCCTCCTAGTGTTAAACAGAGGGCGATGTAACTGATTTCTCAGTGGAGTTTAATTAGTACAACCCTGAATGAATGATGGATGTGAGGAAACAACTAAGTGACTAGAGTTTGGGTGTTGTTGTTTTGAGAATATAAGCAACGCCTGACTGCATTATTTCCCTTCAATAGCAGATTTATTAATTGAGCATCTACGTGCAGGAATACCATCAGTCAAAATAATTCGTAATTACAATTAGTGAGAGCTTGAACTCGTTACTAAGAGAAAGTGGGAGCTTGTACCCTCTTAAATTACGAATTAGTAATTATTTGGTCACCCTACCATTCTTTGCAGATCAACCAATTTGGGGTGAAAAGTTAACTCGCCTGGGAGTCAGCCCTGCGCCAATACCGTATAAGAAATTATCTACTGAAACTTTGGCGGAGGCGATTGAAGTTGTACTAGGCGACGAGGTGATGAAGAAGAAAGCCCAAGAGTTAGGACAGAAGATAAGGGGTGAAGATGGTGTAGCAAATGCTGTTGAAGCATTCCATCGGCATTTGAGGTTATTGTGAGATGAGTAGTGATGAGCGATGGCGTACCCGCCCACCATAGGTGATCGCAGGCGATAAGCTCTCGCTTAAGCCGAATGGCTATCGCAGGAGCTTATCGCTTGGCACAACTATACAGGTAGCACTAAAACACCCTGACGAAACAGCAACTATTTATACAGCAACTAAATTGCTTTTTCTCCAATTTTTTCAAGGCTATCTTCATTAGAACTTACTACACTTTTACTGAATCAAGCCGCTAATAAGCTTGCTGTATATAGATAAAAACTTACTACATATTTTTATTTTGCATAGGAATAATAAAAATTATAGCTCTACTGTTTGTTAGAGCTAATTACCTGAGTTAAAGGTATAATTTAATTGCTTGACTCACTCACAGAAATCATCCACTCGAATATCCCGCCACACGTCAGACGGTTGCCAACCGGAGTTACCAACCGAGCGTAAAGGGCGATAGTATTCTCTAACGTGGTCGGATTGGAATACTTCGATGTATGCGGGTGGAGTGGGTTCAATTACTGGTTCAGGAATATCTTGAATTTCCGGTATCTCAGTAGCTTCGGCAGGTGATGGGACTGGGTATATTTTCTTGCGGACTGACTTTTCAGATTTCTTGATGAGTCGGCGCACATCCATAAAAAGTTTTGGGGAAGATATAGGTCAGAACCTCCCAGGTTAACAAAAATGAAAGGCAATGGTAGTACTCTTTCCTCGTTCGTTTCCAAATGATCCCCTTTTTTTTAGTACCTGCTAAAACCTGTCAGGAATCAATGTTAACCTTGCGTTCTTGTTCTAATTTTTGGACTAATTGAACGCTGTTGTATGTACGTGGTTCTTTCTCCAAACATTCTTCTAAAAAAACCATGTCATCTTCCGTCCACCTTGATTTTCCTCCCCGTCCTGGTTTAGACCAAAGTCCTTCTAAACCAAGATCCTCCCATCTATACCCAGTCCTTCTGAATGGGCTGCGCCCCGCTATGCTAACAGAATAAAGACAGGAATTTATCAAGGTATTGATACATGATTAGTATGTTTATTCACTAAATTTTTTACTGATTTTTTAATTATTCTGATGAATGTATTCAGAAGGACTGAATTCTTACCTTAAAGATAAAATTGCTAATTTAATAGACGGAATACAGCAGTTTTAGATGTAATAATTCAGAAGCCAGAATTCAGTCCTTCTGAATAATAGAAGAACCAGAAATTAAATTGGTTTGTGAATATACTTTTAATACTAAACTTCCTATAAATTCTGTTAGCGTAGCGAGGCGCAGCCCCTTCAGAAGGACTGAGTCCTGAATTCTTACTTTTAGATTAAGCCAAGTATTGTGGACAGTAACCCAATCCTTTTATAACATCTGTTCGGAAAACCTCAATTTTATCGCACTCAGGAACCCCATGAGAAACTATAGAAACGTCATAGTGGCGCATCACTTCAGTAATCGTTGCTCCTGACTCCAATTTCATTAACACTGAATTTATTAATTTGGATGGGGTGTAAGCTACTCCTAGTTCATTGAAAACAGCTTGAATATTTTTTTCCTGTTGCGGCTCAATAGTGGATTTCATTTGCATGTTAATTATCCACCCATCTATTTGACTAATAACTGTCACAATGTTAGGAGAGAGATAAGAACAAGTGGCTAAATAATTAACTAGGCACAGTGTCAGACTGGCATTTTCTAAATGATAGAGATATTGCTTATCCTTACTTAAACAGGTGCGGTCATAACCTAATAATGAAGTAAATTTTTGCAGGAAATTACTATTTTTTTTAGTCATAATTTTAATTATTTTGTAAATTCTACTTTCTAATTAAAAGTGATTAATTTTTATGCTAATTAATACATCTTGAATATAAATTATTATCTAAAAGCTGATAATCTGTCGTCTATCTTGAGTAATGAGTGTAGGATTTTTTACTAAATATTTAGTAGTACAGCAGTTTGCTGATTAATATATTAACCTTGGGAAGCATATGGTGTCCATTACGGACAAGTTATCCTTCCAGCGGTACAAGCTAACTCCAGAATTATCCCTCACCCCTTTGATGCAGAGTATGTACAATACTCTGTCATAATTTACCTAAGTAGTATTTTGCAGGCGATCGCATCTATCTAAATTTAAAAATTTTATATACTTCTAACTAAACTATTTAAGGCTGTCTTCGCTACTAATTCTGCTCTGGCACTAGTTATTTTCTGATAGCGTAAGGTAGTTTGGATATTTTCATGTCCCATCAGCGCCCTTAGCTCTTCAATCGCCATCAGACCAACCCGTTCGGTAGCAAATGTATGGCGGAGGTCATGCAGTCGAGTTTCTTTGAGTTCTTCATGTTGATCTACTACTTTCCTCCAGTCTGCATTCACTGTTCTGTACGAAACTGGGGTTACAACTTTAGTCGTCGGGTGCTGGGCAGTGAATAATGCTGTACTATTTTTATGACGATAATATTTAATATAGTCTTGTAAAGCATTCTCTGCATCTTCACTGTAAAAACACCAGCGTTGTTTGTTGCCTTTACCGACCACTTGAAACTTGCGTTGCTCAAAATTTAGTTCTGATAACTGTAGAGATAATAATTCTCCAATTCTGGCTCCAGTTCGATGTAGCAAGTAAACTATCGCCTCTAACCTTGCATTCGACTTCTTCACACCTGCATACAAGACATCCAAGCCAGCTGGTGTGAAATAACGTATGATCTCGTCTGTTTTATGCTCTCCTCGCTGACGTTCTGGTTTTCTCTGACTTAATCGACTGACAGGGTTCGATTGAATATAACCTTCTTCAACAGCAAAATTAAACAGGGCGCTGATTATTGCTTGGTGACGATTGTGTGTTGTGTAGCTTAAATCATCTAAACTCTGGAGATAATCTTTTAGGAGTTGACGGTCTACTAGTTCTATAGGTAGTCTTCCATGTACTTTGAGCAAAGATAGTAGTGTTTGCTCGTAAGATTTGAGTGTACTTGTAGCTAATCCTTGTCTGGAGAGAAAAGCTGTAGTAATTTGTGCTAATGTAGTTGTCATGTTTCACCCCTAGATTTGAATAAAAGCAGTAAAATTCATCTCAAATACGCACTTAAATAAAATAAATAACTATATATTTTAGTACACATTAAAAGTATGGACAACACCCCCAAACCCCAAGAAACGCTGGCTCTATACGTAAAAAGAATACGCACAAGCCTTTCGCTAAGTCAAAATGATTTAGCGCTAAAGGCAGGTATTCACCTCCAAAGTTTGGGTAAGATTGAACGAGGGATGACGACTAAACTTAATAGCAAAAGCCAGCGTGGGCTAGCGGTTGCATTGCAAGTTCCACCGGAGTACCTCGATGCTGTTGTCCGCGGTGTTGCTGTCGTCACGTCAGATGTTCTAAAATTTTGCCCCCAGTGTTGGCAAGCTGGTACTCCGCCAGAAGACATATGGTTGTTGCCGCGCTCTAAGTTTTGTTTTCTGTGCGGTACGGGATTACGTAACAGTTGCGCTCAATGCAATGAACCAATTACGTCTTTAAAATTCCGTTTCTGTCCCTACTGCGGTTTTCCTTACAAAGAATCCAAAGACTCCAAAGACTCAAAAACGAATGTTTTCCATTAGCCCCTAAAATATTGATATCGTCGCTGATATCCTTATGCCAAAAAAGCCGGAGAAGGAAGATACAAAGCCGCTAAAAAGCAAAATGATTCGGGTTCCAGTTGCTTTGATATCAGCGGTGAGAGAACTATCGAGATTACACCGAGATGGTCATACAGGTGCTATTCTTCAGGGATTGCAGTCGTTAATTAGTGAAATTGATAGCCTTGATGATGCTTATGGCATTAATCCGAGTCAGCAACAATCGCAGCAAGAAAACCCTGATGTGAAACAGTTAGAGCAACAAGTTTCGACTTTAAGCGAACGCATACAAAAACTAGAGACAGCGTATAACCAGTTGGCGACTTATATCAATACGCAAGGTTCAAAACGGCAATCATACTATCGCCCTGGCTCGACAGCAAAGCCGAAGCAACTAATACATACAGAAGTTGAATTAGCTTCCAGGTTGAACGTAGATATCGAAACCTTAAAGAAAGTACGCAGTAACTCGAAAAGTATAGGTGAATTTATTAGCTGGAGTAAATCGAAAGACCCCAGTGGATTAGGTTGGGAGTATAACGATAAAGACCAGCGGTATTATGTAACGCAGTAAGTTTATTTATATCAAAAAATTGATAAGGCATTTTCTAAGCGCTCCTGTAATCGCGTATATCGCAGTTGGTCGTGAGTAGAGCGGATAGCCAAAGATATCGCTTTCTTGGAACCAACGATGATCACTAACTGCTTAGCACGAGTCAACCCAGTATAAAACTGTTTACGGGAGAACATCATATAATGCTGTATATAGATAGGCAGAATCACCACCGGATATTGTGAGCCAAGGCTTTGATGAATGGTAAGGCTCCAGGCAAGGGCAATTTCCTGAAAGTCAGCGTAAGTCCTAACGACAGTACGCTCACCATACTGCACTATTACCTGCTGCTCTTGGTTATCAATGCTGTTGATAATCCCCAATTCACCGTTGAAGACTGAGCGGTTGTAGTCATTGGTCAGTTGAATTACGCGATCGCCTTCTCGTAACAAATTCCTGCCTATGGTAATCTCTACTTTGTCGGGGCTGGGCGGATTAATCAACTGCTGCAATACAGTATTGAGGTTGCGAGTGCCAATCAAACCGCGCAACATGGGGCAAAGGACTTGGACATCAGTAGCCGGATTAAAACCTAAGCGAGGAATTAAGTCTGTGATGATTTCGGAGATTGCTTTGACACCATGTTCAGGCTGATGACCGCCGCCGTGCCATAAGCAGTCAGACAAAGGATTATCTGAGATTGGTTCCATTGTGGGAAACTGCCCTCGGTTAATTTGGTGAGCAGCAGTGATAATTGCGTTGTTTTTAGCTTGCCTAAAGACCTGAGTCAACTGCACCACCGGAACGCGACCAGAATCAATCAAGTCTGCAAGTAGTTGTCCTGGGCCAACTGAAGGTAGCTGGTGGATGTCTCCCACTAACAATAGTTGAGCGCCAGCAGCCATAGCCTTAACCAAAGAGTAAGCTTCAAACAAGTTAAGCATACTAGCTTGCTCAACGATAATTACAGTCTGGGGTAAAGGATTTTCACTATCGCGCTTGAAGCGCTTCAAGAGTGGGTCAAATTCTAGCAAATAATGTATCGTTTTTGCTTCGAGTCCGGTCAGATCACCTAAGCTCTGAGCAACTTGAAGAGTTGGTACAGCTAGGGCGATAGATTTGCCCATTGCTTGATATACAGAGACTATAATTTGGGTAGTGAAAGTTTTGCCACAACCAGCCCCACCTGTAAGAATCATGATCTGTGAATAGGCAGCCATTTCTACCGCCAGCCGCTGCTGTGGGGAGAGCTGAATTTTGCAGATGTTGGTAAAGCGCTCAATCGAGTCACGGACACGACGCATATCAATTGCTAGTGGTTGGCTTAATCGCTCTTGTATTAATTGAGCAAAGTTCTGTTCGGCGTGAAAGTAAGTTGGTTGATAACACAGCAGTGTTTGGTCTTCACCCTTCTCTCGGATTAAGTCATCGGAGAGTGCCATGTTTTTGATAATGTCAGTTATTACATTCTCTGTGGGTTCATGGTCTGATGTACTCAGCAGTTTAATGGCTCGCTCAATTAGTTCTGGTTGAGGTAAATAGCAATGACCATTAACAGCAGCTGACCCCAGAACATGAATTAATCCAGCACGGTAACGCAATTCACTGTCTGGCAAGACTCCCAAACTCTGAGCAATCTTGTCAGCAGTGAGAAAACTAATGCCGTAGATATCTTCGCCTAACTGGTAGGGGTCAAGAGTGACTTTCGCTCCTGCTTCGTCCTTGTACTGCCTGTAAATTTTTACGGCTAGAGTCGTAGAAACGCCATGACTTTGGAGAAATAGGATTAAATAGATGTAAGAAAATAAAAGAAAAATAAGTTGATAGCTAAATAAAGATGTTTTGAGGCAAAGCAGAGACATTATATTTGGGTTATACCATCGGCGACGGCGACCAGGACGCGAACAATCCCACAAACTACCCAGTTTGCCCCAATGCCAGCGATGAATTGTGTCGCGTACAGTCTGTGGATGCCATTTTAAGTATTGTGCGATTTTTAGTACTGTCCATCCACGTGCTGACAAGCGTAGAGCAGTGGCGCGACTTTGAGTTCTTGGTGGTATACCTTTTGCTTGAGTGAGTGTCAGTAGGGCTTGATCTTCTTTTGGTGAGAGGTCAACTTTTAAAGGCGCTGGCATGATGTCAGGGGTGAAAATATCTGTGACTCAAACAGATTATCCCAACTTGATGTACCATTAGGGTCACCCGAAGGGCGATAACGCCTTAAAGTGATCGCTTTGTGGAAAGAGCTTGACCCAATCCTAAAAGAGCGGATGTTTGGGTTAACAGGCAGCGAAGGCAATCATGGTGAGGATGCTCCCATTAGCAGTTGCGATTGGATAAAATTATAACCCTGATCAAATCGCGGGTTCATCCGGCATTTGAATCGATTGAGTTCATCAATAATATCAGGGCATATCAAAGTTAGTGCCTTGGTGTTAGCAGTAGGATTTTTCTTCGTGATGGCTCACAAGGGACATCTGCCTCACAAGTTCAAAAAGCTTTAAGCAACGTTATAGTTGATGGATATTATGGCCCAGAAACCGAGCGCCAAGTTCGTAGTTTTCAAGCAAGTAATGGTCTACTTGTAGATGGCATAGTTGGGCCACAAGCTCTAAGTGTATAGGTGGTAAGGCAGGATAATCTCAAAAAACAGGAACTAATTTAAATTCTCAACAACTCTTGGTTCTATTACTGTACCATCTAGGAGCAAAACAACCTCGCTACGGTCTAAATAGCCAATATATTCACCACTGACAGGGGCGAAGGCAATATGCCAAAACCATAAAAATGGCTTTAGATAAGGTTGCAGAGATTGAATCGAAGCAGCCGTGCAAGCATAAGACTCAAATTGAGGTCGCTTTCGGTAAGCTTCAGCCCTAGCAATAGAAATTGCATCGTTCATCGATAAAGGTGGATGTGCTGATAATTCAGGATTCCACACGGAAACTTTTTCAAAAAGTGAAATAGACACCTCGAAATAAAGCTTTTCTGATTCTGTAGAGCAAATTAGCAAGGGAATTTTTCTATCTTCAAGCATCAAAATAATTTGTAAGTGTTCTAGATAAATTTAAGTCAACAATTCAGCTTGACTTTGAAATACTATCGTCTTAACTTAGAATCGCCGCGATTGGGGTACTGTCTAGAAGATTCAAAAATAGTTATTAATCCCTCTTCTACAAGGAGCCTAGCCCATTTCAACCTGCTGACGTTGCTTTTGCTTTAAAGGTCTCAAAAATGAGTTAATTATTTTCGATGTGATTAGCAGTTTGACAAATTAATTGCCAAGCCTGTTGTACGTGTGTTTGCTCTGTGGTTGCTTGTCCAATTGACATTCTTAAAGTTAATTTTTGTCCCAGCTTGGTGGAAGTGAGATAGATTTGACCTGAAGAGTTGATATTGTTAAGAATTTCTTGGTTAATTTCATCACTAAATTTGTGGCGAAAACATACTAAATTTAACGGGGGATTAACAACTAGCTCAAAGCGAGGATGAGATTTTACAGATTCAGCAAATTCTTGTGCTAGGGCGATATGCTTCCTTATATAATACTGTAAGCCTTCTATACCATAGTGGCGAATTACAAACCAGAGTTTGAGACTTCTAAATCTGCGTCCTAAAGAAATCTGCCAGTCTCGATAGTCAATGACTTTACCCGATGTGGTGGCTTGATTTTTGAGAAATTCAGGCATGATCGATAGTGCCTGAATTAGTTGAGTTCGGTCTTTGACATAAAAACACGTACAATCAAAATTAGTCAGCATCCATTTATGAGGATTAAAACAATAGCTGTTTGCTAGTTCTAATCCTTGGTGAATCCAGCGATACTCAGGGCATATAGCTGCTGTACCGCTCATAGCACCATCAACATGGAGCCAAATATTATGTGCTTGAGCGATCGCGCCTATTTGTGTTAATGGATCTATGGCATGAGATGAGGTTGTTCCCACAGTAGCAGCAATATAAAAAGGGATTAACCCAGATTGAATATCTGTAGCAATCTGCTGTTGTAGTAATTGTGGACACATTTTATAATCAGCATCAACCTCAATTAAGTGGACATTTTCTGGCTTAATTCCGGCGATTTTGGCGGCTTTCTCAATAGAAGAGTGTGCTTGAGTAGAAGTGTAGACAACCAGTTGATTAATATCTGATGAAGACTGAACTCTTGCTGCGATCAGAGCAACTAGTGAAGCACTACTGGCTGAGTCTTGGATTACTCCTCCTCCTGTGGAGGAAGATTTAAACTGACAGGGAAGTTCTAACATATCTATTAACCAGTCTAAAACATGAGTTTCTAACTCAGTACAAGCTGGAGAAGTTGCCCACAACATTCCCTGAACTCCAAGCCCTGCACTGACTAATTCTCCTAAAATTGATGGTGCAGAAATACCTGTAGGAAAGAAAGCAAAAAAGTTAGGAGACTGCCAATTAGTCAATCCTGGTACGATGATTTTATCTAAATCTTGTAAAATGTCTGCAAAAGACTCCCCTTTTAGTGGGGCTGTTTCTGGTAGTTTGGCTCTAATATCTCCAGGTTCAACTTGAGATAAAACAGGCAGTTGCTCTACTGTTTCTAAATAATTAGCTATCCAATCAATAGTTTGATATCCCCAATGACGAAATTCATCTTTTGACATATGGTATTGTTGGTTATTTTCCATATTTGTCTACCGATTAAAACTTATTATTTGATACCACATCATCAAAATCTTGGTATTGCTGCACATCATTTAATCAACAGTAAACCCAACATCATGAATTTTCTTAGTGATAAATCCTAGAGTAGCAATTAATGTCTAACATTGGGCAAGCTTTGGCACAAGAGTTGCAGCCCAACTAATAGCTAAGCCTGACTTGAAAAATGGTGCAGCTCTGATATGACCCACGGGGGCGTCAATTTTAAAAATCAGTTCCGAGTACTTTTTCCAAGTGTAGTTTAATCGCTATTCCACAGCATCACTAAATTTAGCATAATCTTTATCTACATTCTCTCAAATGCGACTTTGTACAGAAGACTCAAAACGTTCTTAACTATGTTTGACCCATAGGGAGCCAATAGTTTGAAGATCCAGTTGAACTCTCGTAAATCAGCTACGGTATTGAGAGTAAAACGTTTTTCATATCTAATCCTATATTTGAATTTTAAGGCAAATATTAGCGATCGCATTCTTCAAAACTGAAGAGAAATTGCGATCGCTTCTTCACTCGCATGAAATTAACTTTGATAAGGGCGCGGTAGTTGGCGTAGTTTATGAGCCGTATCTAATTCACTGTTGTTTTTTCTGCCATATCCCCAACCCAATATCCGGCGATACTCACCCATGATGCCACTTTCAATCAAATCATCCTCATCGACTGCAATCTCAGTATGAGATTGCGGTGCAACATAAAGCGCATCCACTGGACAATATGCCTCACACATGAAACAAGTTTGACAGTCTTCCTTGCGAGCAATTACGGGTGGTTGGTTTGGAATTGCATCAAAGACATTAGTCGGACAAACTTGAACGCACAGATTGCAATTAATACAGAGTTTATGGCTGACAAGCTCAATCATGATTTTATTCTGGTTACAACTTTGATATGGCGGGTGTGGATGGAGTAGTTTGTAATGGTGATGTAACAGGCGCATCCGTTATCCAATCACGTCTTACCCACAGCTTATCTAAGCCGCCTGTGGCTTGATAATACCGCTGATTGGGATCGGTATGAGGATAGTCCACACGAATGTGTTCGCTGCGGGTTTCCGTGCGATGTAAAGCACTAAAATATGCCCATCTGGCAACAGCAGTCAGAGCAGCCGCACGACGAGAAAATTCTATATCGCGTACATTATCCTGTTTCGGATGACCTTGTGCCTGTTGCCATAAAGTTTCTAATTTAGCGAGGGAATCAAGAAGTTTCTGTTCCGAACGC from Nostoc sp. UHCC 0302 includes:
- a CDS encoding ferredoxin family protein, which gives rise to MIELVSHKLCINCNLCVQVCPTNVFDAIPNQPPVIARKEDCQTCFMCEAYCPVDALYVAPQSHTEIAVDEDDLIESGIMGEYRRILGWGYGRKNNSELDTAHKLRQLPRPYQS
- a CDS encoding helix-turn-helix domain-containing protein, which produces MINSCLYSVSIAGRSPFRRTGYRWEDLGLEGLWSKPGRGGKSRWTEDDMVFLEECLEKEPRTYNSVQLVQKLEQERKVNIDS
- a CDS encoding tyrosine-type recombinase/integrase, coding for MTTTLAQITTAFLSRQGLATSTLKSYEQTLLSLLKVHGRLPIELVDRQLLKDYLQSLDDLSYTTHNRHQAIISALFNFAVEEGYIQSNPVSRLSQRKPERQRGEHKTDEIIRYFTPAGLDVLYAGVKKSNARLEAIVYLLHRTGARIGELLSLQLSELNFEQRKFQVVGKGNKQRWCFYSEDAENALQDYIKYYRHKNSTALFTAQHPTTKVVTPVSYRTVNADWRKVVDQHEELKETRLHDLRHTFATERVGLMAIEELRALMGHENIQTTLRYQKITSARAELVAKTALNSLVRSI
- a CDS encoding peptidoglycan-binding domain-containing protein, with the protein product MFLRDGSQGTSASQVQKALSNVIVDGYYGPETERQVRSFQASNGLLVDGIVGPQALSV
- a CDS encoding AAA family ATPase; its protein translation is MPAPLKVDLSPKEDQALLTLTQAKGIPPRTQSRATALRLSARGWTVLKIAQYLKWHPQTVRDTIHRWHWGKLGSLWDCSRPGRRRRWYNPNIMSLLCLKTSLFSYQLIFLLFSYIYLILFLQSHGVSTTLAVKIYRQYKDEAGAKVTLDPYQLGEDIYGISFLTADKIAQSLGVLPDSELRYRAGLIHVLGSAAVNGHCYLPQPELIERAIKLLSTSDHEPTENVITDIIKNMALSDDLIREKGEDQTLLCYQPTYFHAEQNFAQLIQERLSQPLAIDMRRVRDSIERFTNICKIQLSPQQRLAVEMAAYSQIMILTGGAGCGKTFTTQIIVSVYQAMGKSIALAVPTLQVAQSLGDLTGLEAKTIHYLLEFDPLLKRFKRDSENPLPQTVIIVEQASMLNLFEAYSLVKAMAAGAQLLLVGDIHQLPSVGPGQLLADLIDSGRVPVVQLTQVFRQAKNNAIITAAHQINRGQFPTMEPISDNPLSDCLWHGGGHQPEHGVKAISEIITDLIPRLGFNPATDVQVLCPMLRGLIGTRNLNTVLQQLINPPSPDKVEITIGRNLLREGDRVIQLTNDYNRSVFNGELGIINSIDNQEQQVIVQYGERTVVRTYADFQEIALAWSLTIHQSLGSQYPVVILPIYIQHYMMFSRKQFYTGLTRAKQLVIIVGSKKAISLAIRSTHDQLRYTRLQERLENALSIF
- a CDS encoding zinc ribbon domain-containing protein; this translates as MDNTPKPQETLALYVKRIRTSLSLSQNDLALKAGIHLQSLGKIERGMTTKLNSKSQRGLAVALQVPPEYLDAVVRGVAVVTSDVLKFCPQCWQAGTPPEDIWLLPRSKFCFLCGTGLRNSCAQCNEPITSLKFRFCPYCGFPYKESKDSKDSKTNVFH
- a CDS encoding pyridoxal-dependent decarboxylase produces the protein MENNQQYHMSKDEFRHWGYQTIDWIANYLETVEQLPVLSQVEPGDIRAKLPETAPLKGESFADILQDLDKIIVPGLTNWQSPNFFAFFPTGISAPSILGELVSAGLGVQGMLWATSPACTELETHVLDWLIDMLELPCQFKSSSTGGGVIQDSASSASLVALIAARVQSSSDINQLVVYTSTQAHSSIEKAAKIAGIKPENVHLIEVDADYKMCPQLLQQQIATDIQSGLIPFYIAATVGTTSSHAIDPLTQIGAIAQAHNIWLHVDGAMSGTAAICPEYRWIHQGLELANSYCFNPHKWMLTNFDCTCFYVKDRTQLIQALSIMPEFLKNQATTSGKVIDYRDWQISLGRRFRSLKLWFVIRHYGIEGLQYYIRKHIALAQEFAESVKSHPRFELVVNPPLNLVCFRHKFSDEINQEILNNINSSGQIYLTSTKLGQKLTLRMSIGQATTEQTHVQQAWQLICQTANHIENN
- a CDS encoding Hpt domain-containing protein codes for the protein MPKKPEKEDTKPLKSKMIRVPVALISAVRELSRLHRDGHTGAILQGLQSLISEIDSLDDAYGINPSQQQSQQENPDVKQLEQQVSTLSERIQKLETAYNQLATYINTQGSKRQSYYRPGSTAKPKQLIHTEVELASRLNVDIETLKKVRSNSKSIGEFISWSKSKDPSGLGWEYNDKDQRYYVTQ